From Cronobacter turicensis z3032, the proteins below share one genomic window:
- the ccmB gene encoding Heme exporter protein B, which produces MWFFLVVIVLFALGAGPEPQLLARIAPGVVWVAALLASLLAMDRLFRDDARDGALEQLMLLPTPLPVVVIAKVTAHWVATGLPLVVLSPLAALLMGLNGHAALTLMLTLLLGTPTLSFLGALGAALTAGLRRGGILLSLIILPLAIPLLIFSTAAVDAAMMQLPVGGFFAIAGAFLTGSVTLLPFATAAALRISIQ; this is translated from the coding sequence CTGTGGTTCTTTCTGGTGGTGATTGTATTGTTCGCGCTCGGCGCAGGCCCGGAGCCACAACTGCTCGCGCGCATCGCGCCGGGCGTGGTGTGGGTGGCGGCGCTGCTCGCCTCGCTGCTGGCGATGGACCGGCTGTTTCGCGACGACGCGCGCGATGGCGCGCTCGAACAACTGATGCTGCTGCCAACGCCGCTGCCGGTGGTGGTTATCGCGAAAGTGACCGCTCACTGGGTGGCGACCGGGCTGCCGCTGGTGGTGCTCTCGCCGCTGGCGGCGCTGCTGATGGGATTGAACGGACATGCGGCGCTGACGCTGATGTTGACGCTGTTGCTCGGCACGCCGACGCTGAGCTTTCTCGGTGCGCTGGGCGCGGCCCTGACGGCCGGGCTGCGGCGCGGCGGCATACTGCTGAGCCTGATTATTCTGCCGCTGGCGATCCCGCTGCTGATTTTCTCCACCGCCGCGGTGGACGCCGCCATGATGCAGCTTCCGGTCGGCGGCTTTTTCGCGATCGCCGGCGCGTTTTTGACGGGAAGCGTCACGCTCTTGCCGTTTGCCACCGCAGCGGCGCTGCGTATCAGTATTCAGTAG
- the ccmA gene encoding Cytochrome c biogenesis ATP-binding export protein ccmA, producing MLSGKTDNSACAVAISRAIARGFATCAAREVAASFPCGTIPDSPERSRPMLEARNLACIRDERLLFRALSFRVSPGDIVHVTGANGAGKTSLLRLLVGLARPEEGDICWRGEPLAHTRSAFHQELLWLGHLPGIKAALTADENLAFYHPHTRREARWQALAAIGLGGYEDLPVEQLSEGQQRRVALARLWLSDASLWVLDEPLTALDAAGVARLTARLEAHAARGGAVVVTTHQPLALNVAHRTLTLTPEPAA from the coding sequence CTGTTATCCGGAAAAACAGACAATTCGGCCTGCGCGGTGGCGATTTCGCGCGCTATCGCACGGGGTTTCGCCACCTGTGCGGCGCGTGAGGTGGCCGCGTCATTCCCCTGTGGTACTATTCCCGACTCGCCTGAAAGGAGCCGCCCCATGTTAGAAGCCCGGAATCTTGCCTGCATACGCGATGAGCGGCTGCTGTTTCGCGCGCTCTCGTTTCGCGTGTCGCCGGGAGATATCGTGCACGTGACCGGCGCGAACGGGGCCGGGAAAACCTCACTGCTGCGCCTGCTGGTGGGGCTGGCGCGCCCGGAAGAGGGCGATATCTGCTGGCGCGGCGAACCGCTGGCGCACACGCGTTCAGCCTTTCATCAGGAACTCCTGTGGCTCGGCCATCTGCCGGGCATCAAAGCGGCGCTTACCGCCGATGAAAATCTCGCGTTTTATCACCCGCACACCCGTCGCGAGGCGCGCTGGCAGGCGCTCGCCGCCATCGGGCTTGGCGGCTATGAAGATCTGCCGGTTGAGCAGCTCTCAGAAGGCCAGCAGCGCCGCGTGGCGCTGGCGCGTCTGTGGCTCAGCGACGCGTCGCTGTGGGTGCTGGATGAACCGCTGACGGCGCTTGATGCCGCCGGCGTGGCGAGGCTGACGGCGCGTCTGGAGGCGCACGCGGCACGCGGCGGGGCGGTGGTAGTCACCACTCACCAGCCGCTGGCGCTTAACGTCGCGCATCGCACGTTAACCCTGACGCCGGAGCCCGCCGCATGA
- the yfdC gene encoding Inner membrane protein yfdC has product MPSRAMAIHEHIRQDGEKEMERDAMALFWSAIAAGLSMGASLLAKGIFHVHLEGIPGGFLLESLGYTFGFIIVIMARQQLFTENTVTAVLPVMQNPTGTNMLLLLRLWGVVLLGNIVGTGLAALAFEFMPIFDEATRDAFVTIGTEVMHNSPGEMFANAIISGWIIATMVWMFPSAGAAKIVVIILMTWLIALGNTTHIVVGTVEILYLVFNGTIHWSEFFWPFALPTLAGNIIGGTFIFALLSHAQIRNDMSNKKKSEEKARLKKEQEARENESGRGSQKR; this is encoded by the coding sequence CTGCCGTCGCGCGCGATGGCGATCCACGAGCATATTCGCCAGGACGGCGAGAAAGAGATGGAGCGCGACGCGATGGCGTTGTTCTGGTCGGCCATCGCCGCCGGGCTGTCGATGGGCGCGTCGCTGCTGGCCAAAGGGATTTTCCATGTGCACCTGGAAGGCATTCCCGGCGGATTTTTACTGGAAAGTCTCGGCTACACCTTTGGTTTTATTATCGTCATCATGGCGCGCCAGCAACTCTTTACCGAGAACACCGTCACGGCGGTGCTGCCGGTGATGCAGAACCCGACCGGCACCAATATGCTGCTGTTGCTGCGGCTCTGGGGCGTGGTGCTGCTCGGGAATATCGTCGGCACCGGCCTTGCGGCGCTGGCGTTTGAGTTTATGCCGATTTTTGATGAGGCGACGCGCGACGCGTTTGTGACCATCGGCACGGAAGTGATGCACAACTCGCCTGGCGAGATGTTCGCTAACGCGATTATCTCCGGCTGGATCATCGCGACCATGGTGTGGATGTTCCCGTCTGCGGGTGCGGCGAAGATTGTGGTGATTATCCTGATGACCTGGCTTATCGCGCTCGGCAACACAACGCATATCGTGGTCGGCACCGTCGAGATCCTGTACCTCGTGTTTAACGGCACTATCCACTGGAGCGAATTCTTCTGGCCGTTCGCCCTGCCGACGCTTGCGGGCAACATCATCGGCGGTACGTTTATCTTCGCGCTGTTAAGCCATGCGCAGATCCGTAACGACATGAGCAATAAGAAGAAATCAGAAGAGAAAGCGCGCCTGAAAAAAGAACAGGAAGCGCGTGAAAACGAAAGCGGGCGCGGCTCACAAAAACGCTGA
- a CDS encoding Insertion element ISR1 uncharacterized 10 kDa protein A3, giving the protein MKKSRFTEEQIVFAPKQAELGMSVPEVCRKLEISDATFYTWRKKYGGISPSELKHMRQLEEENLRLKKLIADLSLDKTMLQDVLAKKN; this is encoded by the coding sequence ATGAAAAAGTCACGATTCACCGAAGAGCAGATCGTTTTTGCCCCGAAGCAGGCCGAACTGGGGATGTCCGTGCCGGAGGTCTGTCGTAAGCTGGAAATTTCTGATGCCACGTTCTATACATGGCGCAAGAAATATGGTGGGATTTCTCCTTCTGAATTAAAGCACATGCGGCAGCTTGAGGAAGAGAATCTTAGGCTGAAGAAGCTGATTGCCGATCTCAGTCTCGACAAAACCATGCTCCAGGATGTGCTGGCAAAAAAGAACTGA
- the ybbK gene encoding Uncharacterized protein ybbK: MINKILVSACLMGFKVRYDGSEKAQMIDQLRRWQKEQRLVIHCPELAAGLPTPRPPAEIVSGDNKTQDRIIEITGKDVTEHYQLGAWLALRTAQDTGCTAALLTDGSPTCGSQFIYDGSFSGRRKSGMGVAASLLSAHGIAVFSENNLADLIAWIDEKER, encoded by the coding sequence ATGATAAATAAAATACTGGTAAGTGCCTGTCTGATGGGATTTAAAGTGCGCTATGACGGGAGCGAAAAAGCACAGATGATCGATCAGCTGCGGCGTTGGCAGAAAGAGCAGCGTCTCGTGATCCACTGTCCTGAACTGGCTGCGGGTTTACCCACTCCACGCCCTCCGGCTGAGATTGTTTCTGGTGATAATAAAACTCAGGACAGAATAATTGAAATTACAGGAAAAGATGTAACAGAGCACTATCAGCTTGGCGCCTGGCTGGCGCTACGCACGGCGCAGGATACGGGCTGTACCGCTGCGCTGTTAACGGACGGCAGCCCAACATGCGGTAGCCAGTTTATCTATGACGGTTCATTTAGTGGCCGGCGCAAGTCAGGTATGGGCGTCGCAGCATCGCTACTCTCTGCACATGGTATAGCCGTTTTTTCTGAGAATAACCTCGCCGATTTAATTGCATGGATTGATGAGAAAGAACGCTGA
- the aqpZ gene encoding Aquaporin Z — MIQIRNIHMLRKGAAEFFGTFWLVFGGCGSAVLAAAYPELGIGFTGVALAFGLTVLTMAYAVGHISGGHFNPAVTLGLWAGGRITFWDVIPYIISQVIGGIAAAGVLYAIASGKPGFDAVASGFAANGYGEHSPDGYSLSAAILTELVLTAFFLLIIHGATDKNAPAKFAPLAIGLALTLIHLISIPVTNTSVNPARSTAVAIFQGGWALQQLWVFWVVPMVGGVVGGLIYRFLLQSKD, encoded by the coding sequence ATAATACAAATAAGGAACATTCATATGTTGAGAAAAGGTGCGGCTGAGTTTTTCGGCACATTCTGGCTGGTATTTGGTGGCTGCGGGAGCGCTGTGCTGGCTGCGGCTTATCCCGAACTGGGCATTGGTTTTACAGGGGTTGCGCTGGCGTTTGGTCTGACTGTCCTGACAATGGCGTATGCCGTAGGGCATATTTCCGGCGGACATTTTAACCCGGCCGTCACGTTAGGCCTCTGGGCGGGTGGTCGCATTACCTTTTGGGATGTGATTCCTTACATCATTTCCCAGGTCATCGGCGGTATTGCCGCGGCAGGCGTACTGTATGCGATAGCGAGCGGCAAACCGGGCTTTGACGCCGTCGCCAGCGGCTTTGCCGCCAACGGCTATGGCGAACATTCGCCGGATGGTTATAGCCTCTCGGCAGCCATCCTGACTGAACTGGTGCTGACGGCGTTCTTCCTGCTGATTATCCACGGCGCAACGGATAAAAACGCGCCAGCGAAATTTGCGCCGCTGGCGATTGGTCTCGCCCTGACGCTGATTCATCTGATCAGCATTCCCGTTACTAATACCTCGGTGAACCCGGCAAGAAGCACCGCAGTCGCTATTTTCCAGGGCGGCTGGGCTTTACAGCAACTGTGGGTTTTCTGGGTAGTCCCGATGGTGGGCGGCGTAGTGGGCGGCCTGATTTATCGCTTTCTGTTGCAGAGCAAAGACTGA
- the budC gene encoding Acetoin(diacetyl) reductase yields the protein MTYQKERIMKKVALVTGAGQGIGKAIALRLVKDGFAVAIADYNAETANAVAQEINEQGGSAVAVTVDVSKRDQVFAAVEQTRKALGGFDVIVNNAGIAPSTPIETITEDVIDRVYNINVKGVIWGMQAAIEAFKAEGHGGKIINACSQAGHVGNPELAVYSSSKFAVRGLTQTAARDLAPLGITVNGFCPGIVKTPMWAEIDRQISEAAGKPLGYGTEAFAKRITLGRLSEPEDVAACVSFLAGPDSDYMTGQSLLIDGGMVFS from the coding sequence CTGACTTACCAAAAGGAACGGATTATGAAAAAAGTAGCACTGGTTACCGGCGCAGGGCAGGGGATTGGTAAAGCCATCGCCCTCCGACTGGTCAAAGACGGTTTTGCGGTCGCGATTGCCGATTACAACGCCGAAACGGCCAATGCCGTGGCGCAGGAGATTAACGAGCAGGGCGGCAGCGCCGTGGCGGTGACCGTGGATGTCTCGAAGCGCGACCAGGTGTTCGCAGCCGTAGAACAGACCCGCAAAGCGCTCGGCGGCTTCGACGTTATCGTCAACAACGCCGGGATCGCGCCGTCAACGCCGATTGAGACGATCACCGAAGACGTTATCGACAGGGTCTACAACATCAACGTCAAAGGCGTTATCTGGGGCATGCAGGCGGCGATTGAAGCGTTCAAAGCCGAAGGGCATGGCGGGAAAATTATCAACGCCTGTTCGCAGGCGGGCCACGTCGGCAACCCGGAGCTGGCTGTGTACAGCTCCAGTAAATTCGCGGTGCGCGGGCTGACCCAGACCGCCGCGCGCGATTTAGCGCCGCTCGGCATCACCGTAAATGGCTTCTGCCCGGGCATTGTGAAAACGCCAATGTGGGCTGAAATCGACCGTCAGATCTCCGAAGCCGCCGGCAAACCGCTCGGCTACGGCACCGAAGCGTTCGCCAAACGCATCACGCTTGGCCGCCTCTCCGAGCCGGAAGATGTCGCCGCCTGCGTTTCGTTCCTGGCAGGCCCGGACTCCGACTACATGACCGGCCAGTCACTGCTGATCGACGGCGGTATGGTATTTAGTTAA
- the budB gene encoding Acetolactate synthase, catabolic, which translates to MRQWAHGADMVVGQLEAQGVKQVFGIPGAKIDKVFDSLLDSTIQIIPVRHEANAAFMAAAVGRITGKAGVALVTSGPGCSNLITGMATANSEGDPVVALGGAVRRADKARQVHQSMDTVAMFSPVTKYSVEVSSSDAIAEVVSNAFRVAEHGRPGSAFVSLPQDIVDQPAQGNILPAGNAPQVGPAPDAAIDHVAGLIRNAKNPVILLGLMASQTENSRALHRLLEKSHIPVTSTYQAAGAVNQEHFTRFAGRVGLFNNQAGDRLLHLADLIICIGYSPVEYEPAMWNRGNATLVHIDVLPAYEESHYAPEIELVGDIAGTLEKLAGRIEQPLVLSDRASEILIDRQNQRELLARRGRN; encoded by the coding sequence ATGCGCCAGTGGGCGCACGGCGCCGACATGGTGGTCGGCCAGCTTGAAGCCCAGGGCGTAAAACAGGTCTTCGGCATTCCCGGCGCGAAGATCGATAAGGTCTTCGATTCCCTGCTGGATTCCACTATCCAGATTATCCCGGTGCGTCACGAGGCGAATGCGGCGTTCATGGCCGCCGCCGTCGGGCGTATCACCGGCAAAGCCGGGGTGGCGCTGGTTACCTCCGGGCCGGGGTGCAGCAACCTCATCACCGGCATGGCGACCGCCAACAGCGAAGGCGACCCGGTGGTCGCGCTCGGCGGGGCGGTGCGTCGCGCGGATAAAGCGCGCCAGGTGCATCAAAGCATGGATACCGTGGCGATGTTCAGCCCGGTAACGAAATATTCCGTAGAGGTCTCGTCCTCAGACGCTATCGCGGAAGTGGTTTCCAACGCCTTTCGCGTGGCGGAGCATGGCAGACCGGGCAGCGCCTTCGTGAGCCTGCCGCAGGATATCGTCGATCAGCCCGCCCAGGGCAACATTCTGCCTGCGGGCAACGCGCCGCAGGTGGGGCCTGCGCCGGATGCCGCTATCGATCATGTGGCCGGGCTCATTCGCAACGCCAAAAACCCGGTCATTCTGCTGGGCCTGATGGCGAGCCAGACGGAGAACAGCCGCGCGCTGCACCGACTGCTGGAGAAAAGCCATATTCCGGTCACCAGTACCTACCAGGCGGCGGGCGCGGTGAATCAGGAGCATTTCACGCGCTTTGCGGGCCGCGTCGGGCTTTTCAACAACCAGGCGGGCGACCGACTGCTGCATCTGGCAGATCTCATCATCTGCATCGGCTACAGCCCGGTGGAATATGAACCCGCCATGTGGAATCGCGGTAACGCGACGCTGGTGCACATCGACGTGCTGCCAGCCTATGAAGAGAGCCACTACGCGCCGGAAATCGAGCTGGTGGGGGATATCGCCGGCACGCTGGAAAAACTGGCCGGGCGTATCGAACAGCCGCTGGTGTTAAGCGACCGGGCCTCAGAGATCCTTATCGACCGCCAGAATCAGCGCGAGCTGCTGGCGCGCCGGGGGCGCAATTAA
- the budA gene encoding Alpha-acetolactate decarboxylase: MSHATDCSCEQSLLETVRALRDKDTECVIYQTSMMSALLSGVYEGNTTIADLLTKGDFGLGTFNELDGELIAFSHEVHQLRADGSAREAQPDQKTPFAVMTWFKPHYRQRFDRPMSRQQIHDVIDRQVPSDNIFCALRIDGHFRHAHTRTVPRQTPPYRAMTDVLDDQPVFRFDGRDGVLVGFRTPQHMQGINVAGYHEHFITDDRQGGGHLLDYQLENGVLTFGEIHKLMIDLPTDPAFLNANLHPDNLDAAIRSVEN, encoded by the coding sequence ATGAGCCATGCAACCGATTGTTCTTGCGAGCAAAGCTTGCTGGAAACCGTGCGGGCGCTACGGGATAAAGATACAGAATGTGTGATATATCAAACATCCATGATGAGCGCTCTGCTCAGTGGGGTTTATGAAGGCAATACCACCATCGCGGATCTCCTGACCAAAGGCGATTTTGGCCTCGGCACCTTTAACGAACTCGACGGCGAACTCATCGCCTTCAGCCATGAAGTTCACCAGCTGCGCGCCGACGGCAGCGCCCGTGAAGCGCAGCCCGACCAGAAAACGCCGTTCGCGGTAATGACCTGGTTTAAACCGCATTACCGTCAGCGCTTCGACCGGCCGATGAGCCGCCAGCAGATCCATGACGTGATAGACCGCCAGGTGCCGTCCGACAACATCTTCTGCGCGTTGCGCATCGACGGCCACTTCCGCCATGCCCACACCCGCACGGTGCCGCGCCAGACGCCGCCGTATCGCGCGATGACCGACGTGCTGGACGACCAGCCGGTGTTCCGCTTCGACGGCCGCGACGGCGTCCTCGTGGGGTTCCGCACGCCGCAGCATATGCAGGGCATCAACGTCGCGGGCTACCACGAACATTTCATCACCGACGATCGTCAGGGGGGCGGGCACCTGCTCGACTACCAGCTGGAGAACGGCGTTCTTACCTTCGGGGAGATCCACAAGCTGATGATCGATTTGCCGACGGACCCGGCGTTCCTCAACGCCAATCTGCATCCCGACAACCTCGATGCGGCCATCCGCTCGGTTGAAAACTAA
- the budR gene encoding HTH-type transcriptional regulator budR: MELRYLRYFVAVAQTRHFTRAAELLGISQPPLSQQIQRLEREVGTPLLRRLTRGVELTEAGEAFYQDACQILALSDAALEKTRGIARGVNGTLSIGISSSNAFHPHIFSLLHEFQHRYPAITLLQQEANMASLMHDLEEGLLDAAFVRLPCESSKAFNLRLIDIEPMVAALHRSHPLSGRDEVALSELAGTPLILFPHEVAPGLYELVFNACLRAGLTPADSQQASQLSSSLSMVAAGFGFTLVPVSMQCIGHPEVTFHRLSDQTLKTDIALAWRKFERSPSVRRLVEMF; this comes from the coding sequence ATGGAACTTCGATATTTGCGTTATTTCGTGGCGGTAGCCCAGACGCGGCACTTCACCCGTGCCGCTGAATTACTGGGTATTTCTCAGCCGCCGCTCAGTCAACAGATCCAGCGTCTTGAGCGCGAAGTGGGCACGCCGCTGCTGCGCCGTCTGACGCGCGGCGTGGAGCTTACCGAGGCCGGCGAGGCCTTTTATCAGGACGCCTGCCAGATACTGGCGCTTAGCGACGCGGCGCTGGAGAAAACGCGCGGCATTGCCCGTGGCGTCAACGGCACGCTCTCGATAGGCATCAGCAGCTCTAACGCGTTTCATCCGCATATCTTTTCGCTGCTGCATGAATTTCAGCACCGTTACCCGGCTATTACGCTGCTGCAACAGGAGGCCAATATGGCCTCGCTGATGCACGATCTGGAAGAAGGCTTGCTGGACGCCGCGTTTGTCCGCCTGCCGTGCGAGAGCAGCAAAGCGTTTAACCTGCGCCTGATTGATATAGAGCCGATGGTGGCGGCGCTCCACCGCAGCCATCCGCTGAGCGGGCGTGATGAAGTGGCGCTGAGCGAACTGGCCGGCACGCCGCTTATTCTTTTCCCACACGAGGTGGCGCCTGGGCTGTATGAGCTGGTGTTTAACGCCTGCCTGCGCGCGGGTCTGACGCCTGCGGACAGCCAGCAGGCTTCGCAGCTCTCTTCCTCGCTCAGCATGGTGGCGGCGGGGTTCGGCTTCACGCTGGTGCCGGTCTCAATGCAGTGCATCGGGCATCCGGAGGTGACATTCCACCGGCTCAGCGATCAGACGCTGAAAACCGATATCGCGCTGGCCTGGCGTAAATTCGAACGCTCGCCGTCGGTGCGTCGGCTGGTGGAAATGTTTTAA
- the yfdZ gene encoding Uncharacterized aminotransferase yfdZ encodes MADFSPKRRFSRIERLPPYVFNITAELKMAARRRGEDIIDFSMGNPDGPTPPHIVEKLCTVAQRPDTHGYSTSRGIPRLRRAISRWYQERYEVEIDPETEAIVTIGSKEGLAHLMLATLDHGDTVLVPNPSYPIHIYGAVIAGAQVRSVPLVEGVDFFNELERAIRESYPKPKMMILGFPSNPTAQCVELAFFEKVVALAKRYDVLVVHDLAYADIVYDGWKAPSIMQVPGARDVAVEFFTLSKSYNMAGWRIGFMVGNQELVSALARIKSYHDYGTFTPLQVAAIAALEGDQQCVRDIAEQYKRRRDVLVKGLHEAGWMVECPKASMYVWAKIPEPYAAMGSLEFAKKLLQDAKVCVSPGIGFGDYGDTHVRFALIENRDRIRQAVRGIKAMFRADGLLPAGTKNAAAQDAE; translated from the coding sequence ATGGCTGATTTCAGTCCTAAACGCCGTTTTTCGCGTATCGAACGCCTTCCCCCTTACGTTTTTAACATCACTGCTGAGCTGAAAATGGCTGCGCGTCGGCGCGGCGAAGATATTATCGATTTCAGCATGGGCAACCCGGACGGCCCCACGCCGCCGCATATCGTCGAAAAACTTTGCACCGTGGCCCAGCGCCCGGACACGCACGGTTACTCCACCTCGCGCGGTATTCCGCGTCTGCGCCGCGCCATTTCGCGCTGGTATCAGGAGCGTTACGAGGTTGAGATCGATCCGGAAACCGAAGCCATTGTCACCATCGGGTCGAAAGAGGGGCTGGCGCACCTGATGCTCGCCACGCTCGATCACGGCGACACGGTGCTGGTGCCGAACCCGAGCTATCCGATCCACATCTACGGCGCGGTTATCGCTGGCGCGCAGGTGCGCTCGGTGCCGCTGGTGGAGGGCGTGGATTTCTTCAACGAGCTGGAACGCGCGATCCGCGAAAGCTACCCGAAGCCGAAAATGATGATTTTAGGTTTTCCGTCGAACCCGACGGCGCAGTGCGTGGAGCTGGCGTTTTTCGAAAAAGTGGTGGCGCTGGCGAAGCGTTATGACGTGCTGGTGGTGCACGATCTGGCTTACGCCGATATCGTCTATGACGGCTGGAAAGCGCCGTCCATCATGCAGGTGCCGGGCGCGCGCGACGTGGCGGTTGAGTTCTTCACGCTCTCCAAAAGCTACAACATGGCAGGCTGGCGCATCGGCTTTATGGTGGGCAATCAGGAACTGGTCAGCGCGCTGGCTCGCATCAAAAGCTATCACGACTACGGCACCTTTACGCCGCTCCAGGTGGCGGCCATCGCCGCGCTGGAAGGGGATCAGCAGTGCGTGCGCGATATCGCCGAACAGTATAAACGCCGCCGCGACGTGCTGGTGAAAGGGCTGCACGAGGCGGGCTGGATGGTGGAATGCCCGAAAGCGTCGATGTACGTCTGGGCGAAAATCCCGGAGCCTTACGCGGCGATGGGCTCGCTGGAGTTTGCCAAAAAGCTGCTTCAGGACGCGAAAGTCTGCGTCTCGCCGGGGATTGGTTTTGGCGACTACGGCGATACCCACGTGCGCTTCGCGCTGATTGAAAACCGCGATCGCATCCGCCAGGCGGTGCGCGGGATAAAAGCGATGTTCCGGGCCGACGGGCTGCTACCGGCAGGTACGAAGAACGCCGCGGCGCAGGACGCCGAATAA
- the ybiU gene encoding Uncharacterized protein ybiU, whose product MTLHIPDLPAAIREIKQRLRQALPNYQAVFADLEADIARQIETIKSETARGESPVPQILADDIINGRISDAQKARIRERGCCVIKGVFPENQARAWNQEVGDYLARNDFVEKLKNAAEDNYFGTLADSKPQIYGIYWSKPQVEARQHERMKAAQVFLNNLWQTESQDKQHFDPNRVVTYADRTRRRPPRSSSLGLSPHVDGGSVERWLDENFRHVYRHVFSGEWQRYNPFEAEGRVEAREIPSPAVCSMFRTFQGWTALSEQRKHGGTLTLLPVANAMAYILLRALQDDVPDDSLCDAKPGRALSINERWHPLLLTGISSIPDMAPGDTVFWHCDVIHAVENEHQGEFDSNVMYIAAAPWCEKNDAYLKRQWPAFVEGRSPPDFAPDDFEVDFSGRATEADLTPAGREQLNGA is encoded by the coding sequence ATGACCCTGCACATTCCCGATCTTCCCGCCGCTATCCGTGAGATAAAACAGCGCTTGCGCCAGGCGCTGCCGAACTATCAGGCCGTGTTTGCCGACCTGGAAGCCGATATCGCGCGCCAGATAGAAACCATCAAAAGCGAAACCGCCCGCGGCGAAAGCCCGGTGCCGCAGATCCTGGCCGACGACATTATTAACGGCCGCATCAGCGACGCGCAGAAAGCCCGCATCCGCGAACGCGGCTGCTGTGTTATCAAAGGCGTATTCCCGGAAAATCAGGCGCGCGCCTGGAACCAGGAGGTGGGCGATTATCTGGCGCGTAACGATTTTGTCGAAAAGCTCAAGAACGCGGCGGAAGATAACTATTTCGGCACACTTGCCGACAGTAAGCCGCAGATTTACGGCATTTACTGGTCGAAGCCGCAGGTGGAAGCGCGCCAGCACGAGCGCATGAAAGCCGCTCAGGTGTTTCTGAATAATCTCTGGCAGACCGAAAGCCAGGACAAACAACATTTTGACCCGAATCGCGTGGTGACTTACGCCGACCGCACCCGCCGCCGTCCGCCGCGCTCGTCGTCGCTCGGACTCTCGCCGCATGTCGATGGCGGCTCGGTGGAGCGCTGGCTTGATGAAAATTTCCGTCACGTTTACCGTCACGTTTTCAGCGGCGAGTGGCAGCGCTACAACCCGTTTGAGGCGGAAGGACGCGTCGAGGCGCGTGAGATCCCCTCGCCTGCCGTCTGCTCCATGTTCCGTACCTTCCAGGGCTGGACGGCGCTCTCCGAGCAGCGCAAGCACGGCGGTACGCTGACGCTGCTGCCGGTGGCGAACGCGATGGCGTATATCCTGCTGCGCGCGTTGCAGGACGATGTGCCGGACGATTCGCTGTGCGACGCGAAGCCGGGCCGTGCATTATCCATTAACGAACGCTGGCATCCCCTTTTACTGACCGGGATTTCCTCAATTCCCGATATGGCGCCGGGCGATACCGTGTTCTGGCACTGCGATGTTATTCATGCGGTGGAAAACGAGCATCAGGGCGAGTTCGACAGCAACGTGATGTATATCGCCGCCGCCCCGTGGTGTGAGAAAAACGACGCCTATCTGAAGCGCCAGTGGCCGGCGTTTGTGGAAGGCCGCTCGCCGCCCGACTTCGCGCCGGACGATTTCGAGGTCGATTTCAGCGGACGCGCCACCGAGGCGGATCTCACCCCTGCCGGACGCGAGCAGCTCAACGGCGCATAA